TTGCCGATCAAACTCCTGCGCATTCAAGTGACCTGGAGCGGACTGAAGCCGCCGGACATTTTTTCCGTCGTCGGTTTCGATCCGCTGATCATTCCGCATCTCGGCGAGCTGGTCGGCGGCGGCGTCGTCGATGATCATCATTTTTATCAGGACTGGAAGATCCGGCCCAATCCGGATTGGGACCTGATCACGCTGAAAGTAAAAGAAGGTTCAGTTCTCCACGAAGTTGTGATCGACACGATTTCGATCCCGGCTCCGGGCGCCTTCACTCTGGCCGGATTGGCATCGCTGATTGTCGCCCCACGACGCCGACGCTGATGTTGGTTCAGGAGGGAAGAAAGGGTGCGTCCGAGGCATCTCGGCCGCGCCTTTTTATTTTTGCAAATCCTGTCCTGTGGTCCGGCCCAAGCGGACCCAACATCCCGCGGAACCCGCACTTGACCGAAGAGCGGAGCAGCGGCTCCAGGTCCCAAAGCCATGTAACGAGTGGCGTCCCATAAAACCACATGTAACACTTTCTGCACGGTCTTCCCCTAATTCCGTAGACGGAAACTGCTGCATCGATTAGTCTTGAAGCTCGTTGTGGATCGTTACTGTAACTGTTCCGCGAAACTCAAGAGGAGAGAACGATGAGACGTATTCTGACAGCCTTGGTGGCTGGCGCGGCATGCGCGACTGGCGCCCAAGCAGTCGTCGTCAATGTCGACCCGAGCGGACCCTCGTGGCTTGGCTTCATGAATGTGTTCGAACTGCCTTCCAATGGTGGCGGCTACGTCTTCGGAAGCCCCTGGGGCCCACCCGATCTCACGGCTGTGTTCAATGATCCGGGCCACACCCTGACGCTCGGACCGAACACCATCGGTGATCCCGATCCGTTCTGGTACACGCCGAGCGGCGGACCGGGCGCGATGGGGAACAAGGTCATGCAAGCCAACCTCTACCACGAGGTGACGGACACGTATTCGGGCCAGATGGTGACGTTCCAGGGCAAGGTGCTCTCGAACACGCTGGCGGGTTCGCACGTCGGGATGATCTTCATCCGCGATTTCGCTCCGGACTATTCCTCGTCGGTGGACATCTTCATCCCGATCGTCGCCGGCAACTTCAGCCTGAGCCTCAACACGATCGCCGCGCCGGGCCGCCATGTTCAGTGGGGCTTTCAAGTGACGGGACCGTGCGTGTGGGTGACCGATGTCGGCCAGTACGGCACCGCGGTGATCGAAACGATCCCGACGCCGGGCTCGCTCGCGCTGTTTGCCATCGGTGGTCTTGCCGCGGCTCGCCGCCGTCGCGCCTGATCGCATTTTGATGCATGATCAAATCTCCTGGGCCGCCGATCGAAGGATCGGCGGTCTGTTTCTTTGGGGGTGGGATGTCTGAAATCAGCGGCTGGCTTTGCGCGCCTCGATGAGCGATTCCTGCTGGGAAGCGAGCGACTCGATCTGGCGGCGCAGGCGTGCGATCTCTTCTCTGGCGTCTTTCGGAAATTCGTCGGAGAATGACAATTCCCCTTCGCTCGTGACCGACCATCGATCCGCGTTTACTTCGAGCACTTCAAACTGCTGCTTGGAAGCAAGCAGGATCTGGTGTTCGAGTTGGTGAATGCCGAGAAGATTCTCGGGGTTTGCCTTGGCGTTGAAGCCCGCTGCGAACTCGTCCGCATCTTTTCTGGAAACACCCCGAGCGGCGAGGTCCTTGGGAATGCGCGCCGAAATGCCGCGGAAATAATCGATCACGGCTTCGTGGGAACTCGTTGCCGTTTCGAGCAGCGACTGTCGTGCTTGTACGGATTGTGCATCGGTCAGGCCGGTGTAGGAAGTCCCTCCCGCATCGGCAAACGCGCCGGCGGCATCGATGTACTTTTTCAGAATCTGGTTCTGTTCCGCGGCAAGCGCGGCTGCGTATTCCATGACCGCTTTTTCTGCGCCCGTGGAAGAGGCCGCGACGGCTTCGAGTTTCTTTGCGGTCTCGGCAGTGAGGCGGATCGCTTTCTCGTCATCGCCGTCGAGCGAGGCCTTTCGGGCTTCTTCGGAGATAGCACGGATCTCGGCGAGTGCCGCGGGATTCGATGTCTCGGGCTTCGATGGGATCTCGCGAGGCGCCTGGGCAAGCCTTGCACTTCGAACCACGAGTGCGACGATCACGATTGCGGCGAAACCGGCCACCGCAACCAACAAAAAAGGAAAGCCGGAGCGCGCTTGCGGCTGCGCGGAATCGGTCTTCTCGCGATGGAATCCATCGGTGCCGGGCACGACGCTCTCCGGTTGTTCTCGATCAAATGTATGAACGTGATTTGCCGCGGCGCTCAGGGCGGGCTGATTTCGACTTCATGTTTTCGATATTTCATGTCGGTCAGCGTTTTGAGGAATGCGACCAAGGCTTTGCGATCTTCGCAGGAGAGGGCGAGGCCGCCATCGGGATGCTTGGAGATGTTCGGATCGAGCGTGTCGGAGGGGTGCACTCCATCCGCGTAGTGATCGATGACTTCTTCGAGCGTTGCGAATCGGCCGTCGTGCATGTACGGCGCGGTGAGTTCAACATTGCGAAGCGAAGGAACCTTGAACTTTCCGGCGTCGGTGCTTCGGCCGGTCGCTGATTGGCGGCCGCGATCGGAGAATTCGGAGTCGAGTCCGTTGTTTTTAAAGAGGTTGTTGGTGAAAAGCTCGTTGCCGTGACAATGGAAGCAGTCGGCGCCGAGGCGGCCGCGGGCGGGATCGAATTCGAGGACGAAAAGCGTCAGCCCGTGTTTTTCTTCGTCGGTGAACTGCGCTTCGTCGCGCACGGCGCGATCGAACTTCGAATCGCCGGAGATGAGCGTGAGAAGATACTGCTCGAGCGCGAGCCCGAGGCGCTCGTCGGTGATGCCCGGCGAGCCGAAGGCCTTTTCGAAGAGCGCCGGATAGTCGGGGTCGGCGCGGAGCTTGGCAACCGCGGCATCAAGGCTCTGGTGCATCTCGCGCTCGTCCTGGATCGGCGCGAGCGCCTGATCACGGGGGCGGGTGCGCTTGCCGTCCCACGTCATGGATGTCATCCACGCGAGATTAAAGAGCGGCATGGTGTTGCGTTTCCCGAGCAACCCGTCGACACCTTTGCTGTAGGCGTTGCCGGGATCGGAGAACGCGGCATCGGGGTGATGGCAATCCGAACAGGATTGGGCGTTGTTGGCGGAGAGTTTCTTTTCGAAGAACAGTTTTTCGCCAAGGGATACGCCCTCGACCGTGAGAGGGTTGTCGGCTGGAAGGGGCGGCTCGCCGAATCCTTGCGGGATTTGCAGATAGAACCGGCGCGTCCCGGGCGGAATGGATGTGCTCGCCAGCGGCGAGGTCTCTTCAGTCGGCGTGGATCGCGAGATTTCTCCGAGTGAGATCGCTCCGGCGATATTGGAAGCAAGAAGGCCCGCGAGAGGATCATCGTCCGCGGAATGGGTTGAATCCGCGCCGCCCGCGTGCCGGATCACGATGCGATTTGGCGCATCGAAGATTCGAGACACATCGAAGCGGAGCGCGAGCGCCGAATCCCCGTCGACCGAGATCGGGCCCGGCAGCGAAAAGTGCATGAGGTGACGATCGGTCGCGATGTGGTACGAGTATCCACCGAGCTGATCCGCCGGGAGCACATACCGGCCTTCGATGGCGAGAAAGACATAGCCGCCCTGCCAGCTCCAGTGCAGCCCGTTCAACACCGGGTTCAGCGCATCTTCCGGGCCGTACTGCGACGGATCGCTGTGGTTACGCTCGGGCTCGAGGCCGATGTCGAATTCGATTCCGGAATAGTTTTCGTCGGGAACGGCGCCGAGATCGATTCCGATTCGGCTTTCCGCGGCATCGATGAAACCGACGGTCGAGATTGCGAGGGGTGGCGCGTGCGAGCGAAGCAGCCGGATGTTTGAAACCAGATAGGAGAGACGAGTCACCGAGATCGTGTTGCCGCCGGAAGTGCGGAGGCTCACATCCTCGAATCGCATCGGCTCGGGGCCGAAAACATGATCGAACACGAGCCGCAGATGGGGATCGGAGGAAGGTGCGCCCGCTGCCGGAGCGCCGAGCGAGATCAACACCAGCGCGAGGATGGTGAGGATTCGCGACTTCATTTGATTCCGCCGCGCGAAGCGCTGCGGGTCAATTGCAGACGAGGGCATCGTACGCGACCGCGAAGAGAACGAAATCAGCGTCGTCCACCGATCCATCGTGATTCAGGTCCGCGTAACAGCCGGCAGGCATGTCGGCTTCGGTGCACAACAGGATGTTGTACGCCGGAGCGAACATTGCAAAATCTGCGTCGTCGATCTGGCCGTCGCAATTCAGATCGGCCTCGCAGTAGGGCGCGGCGCCGGAAGGGACAGAAACCGAGTGCGAGGTGTTGTCGGTTTGGAGCACCCCGTAGTACTGCGGGCCGACGATGTAGGGGTAGGCGGAAGCGCCGGACGCGTCGATGGTCGTGAAGTAGGCGTAGGTGCCGCCGGGATAGTCGGGCGTGACGCAGAAGCGACCGTTGTATTGATCGAGATTGCCGAGGCCCGCGATGTATTCGAAATCTTCGATGTAGTAGCCCAGCGGATAGGTCGTGCTGACATTCGGACCGTAATTCGTGGGGGTCAGGACCGTTCCGTTCGGGAGGGTTGTGCGCGTTGTAATTGAGCGCGCGCGGTAGCTCGAATTCAAGCGCACGACTCCCCCGCTTCCGTCGGCGTTCGCGAATCCGTACGGGCCGTAGATCGGGAATCCGTCGAACGCAAAACCGAGAATCGGAGAGTGCTTCGTGCCGCTGTCTCCAAGAACGATGCGCAAGCCGATCGGAGTCTGGTGATGGTGATAGGCGCCGCCGGGAGCCGGGTGTCCGCCGGCCGAATCGAAACTCGGCCCTTCGACAATGACCGCGTTCTGATTCCAGAAGCCCTTGTTCTGATAGGAGCGCGCATCTTTCGCGTTGAAGATTTCGACGCCGTCGATCCAGAGCCCGATCGCGCCGAGACCGGTGCTGGTGTGTGTTCCGGTCGCGGCGGTCGGCGTATGTGGGAAGCGTGCGAGGATGTTCTGGTTTGAAGGCGTGTTGGGATTGCTCGGCCACGGACCGATCGGATAGGCGGGGATTCCCGTGGCGTTGACGTAGGAATTGGTCGAAGTCGTGCGCACCTGCTGCACATCGGAGAGGATCGTGCTGAGGATGTTGTTGATGAACGCGTCGCTGCTCTGGCCGTGACTCCCGGTCGCGTTCTGCTTCCAGGCTTTCACGTCCGGTTGCGCCGACGAAAGTTGAGCGACCCCGGACGCGACAGCAAAGAAAGCGAAAGCGGAAATGGCTCGCATGCAGACCTCCTCGGACGTGCGGTTCGGGCGTGGGGTCCCCCGAGAGAATTGGCCCTGGCGACCCGCCGGGGGACACCCGCCGGTTTTTTCTGCAATGATCGGGGGCGTTCGTGCGTTCGTGTCCCCCAAGGGAGCGAACGCACCAATAGAAGGAAGAGGCACTTGCCGCAGCGCAGCACCGAGGATCGCCTGGCCGAATTCGAACAACTGGCCCGGCGGCATGCCGAGATGCTTGCTGCGTATCTGCGGAGCCTTCTCGTGGGTGTGGGATCGGGCGCTCTGCTCGATGATGTGTTCCAGGAGGTGATGATGGTGGCGTGGAGGCGGATCGACGATTACGACCGCACGCGACCGTTCGACGCGTGGTTGCGGGGGATCGCGCGCAATCTCGCGATGGAGCACGCCCGAAAGAACACTCAACGAATGGTGATGTCGGACCCGCGCGTGCTCGATTTGCTCGATGCGCGATACGACGGCTTCGCGGCGTCGTTGCCCGCCGGCGGATCTTTCTCTGAGGGAATCGATCGGCTGCTCCGCTGCCTGGCAGAACTGCCCGCCGCGATGCGCGAAGTGATGGAACTGGCCTATGCCCGCGGCATGATGCTCAAACAGATCGGGCTCGCGCTCGGGGTCGAAGAAGAGACGATCAAGAAGCGTGTGCAGCGCAGCCGCGCGGCGATCGCGGATTGCCTTCGCAAACAGGAGGGATCGCCATGAACGAGCGCAGCAATTCTTCCGAAGCTGAGTTCATCGGGCCCGACCCCGCCCGCGATGCGCAGAGTCAGGCCGATGAGCTCTTCGTACACGGCGCGCTTGGCGCATTGCACGAGCGCGCGGAAAACGCGGCTGAGCGGCGGATGGATCGGCTGGCGGGCGCGCTGCGCCGGTCCGAAATGCCGAGTGGCAGGCGATTGAACTGGGCACGAATCCGGCGGTTCTCGGGTGTGCTCGCTGTTGTGCTCGCCACGCTCCTGACCGCGTGGATCTTTAGTTCCGCCGCGACGAATCAGGCCCGCGCCACGCTGATGGCTTCGATCCAGGCGGCACGAAATGCCGGGGATCGGCGCTACGAAGTGCACATACTTTCCGCGGATGAGACGGAAATGCCGGAGCAAGCGGAGGCTGTTTTCGACAGCAGCGGCTCGAATTTCCTGCTGCGCGCTCGGGCGCCGAATGGGCACACCGCGATCGCGGGGAAAGACTCGATCGGCGAATGGGCGATCCGGCGTGAGGGCGGGATCGAGCGGCGCGATCCGCGTCGGGCCTGGCCGCGCTGGGCGACCGCGGAAGGCGAATCAATTTTCGCGGAGTCGATCGAGCAATTGCTGGAAGCGCTCGCATCGGGCTACGAACTCAGGGCTCTCGAACCAGAAATCGTGGATGGACGCTCCTTCCGACGTATCGAAGGCACGAAACGCGCCGGCGCATCGCGCCCGCTCGCCGATCGCATCGAGCTCTGGATCGATGCCGAGACGATGATCGCGGAGAAAATGGAGATGGACTGGACCGATCATCCGGGTCCGCGCGGTCCTGCTGGGAGACGTCCGCCGCCATCCGAGGGCGAAGGTCCGCGGGGTGAAAAGCCAGATCGGCCGCCGCCGGGAATGCCGCCTGCAGGAATGCCGCCACCGCGCGGCGAGAGACCTCCGCCTCCGGAAGCCGGGCCCGGGATGCGTCCACCGCCGCCGGGGGCCCAAATGCCGGGAGCGCAGACGCGGGGAGCAGTGCCGAGGCGCGCCGGTATCCGCAAACTCATCATCACACGCGTCGAAGCGCCGGAATGGCCCGCGAACTGGTTTGCGCCGGAAGCGCACGAAGACGGGAGTTGGGGCGAGCCCTGAAAACAAAAAATGAAACGCCCGGCGGTCTGCCGGGCGCTTTTTGATTCAGGAAGAATTCGCTATTCAGGATCGACGGCGGCGAGTCGCGCCGAAGAGTCCGAGCGCGAGCATCGCACCTGCAGCCGGAGCCGGAATCGCGAGGTAGGCGTTTGGCGCCCAGCACGCGCCGCTTGCTCGCTGGGAAGCATCGGTCAACGCAAACGTGAAGCTCTTGTCGTACTGCAGCGTCGTCAGATTGAAGCCGAAGATGTTCACGACCGACGAGCTCGGCGCCTGCTCGGTCAGCCAGGCGTAGCCGCCGCCGATCGCGAGGCCGTCGATCTGGTTGTGACCGGTCGGAAAATCAGCGATCTTGATCATGTCGCCGGTGCCGAAGGCGTCGACGGTGTAAATCGCGCGCTGATAGGTGCCGCCGGAACCGGTCGTGTCGGTACCGTTGGTGACCCAGAACTTTCCGTCCGCGGCGTTGAAATCGATTCCGCCGAACTGAATCGTGCCGCTGTTGGTGCCGACACCGGTTGGATCGAGCCAGACCGAAGTCATGACGCATCGCCCGCCGGAATCGGGAGTGGTGTTCACCTGATAGATGCCGCGCTTGTAGACGGTGCTTCCGAACGAAGTCGATGCGTAGAGCTTGTTGTTGGCGAACGCGAGCCCGTCAACGCCGGTCGCGGTAAAGCTCACGTTGTCGTTGGTTCGGTACATGCCGCCGATGAACGCGGGAACAGTCCCAACACTGCCGTACGACCAGACATTCAGACGAGCCGCGTCATTGGCATAGAGCAGCCCGTTGGCGGTGTCCGCGGCAAGTCCGTTGACCTTTTTGTTTGCTGCGCTATTCCACAGAGTCGTGGTCGTTCCGCTGTTGATGTCGAGGTACACAGCCGCGGGATTCGTTGTGGTCGGCGAGGTGGTGCCGAACACCAGTTGTGCCGATGCCCCGGAAGCGACAACGGCCGCCAGGGCGGCGGGAACGAAAATCTGAATACGCATGCGCTCTGTCTCCTTGTTCTCTCTCGCGTCGGCCGACCCCGCTCCTACACGGGTCCGGCCGCGGAAGGCGGCAGCATATCACATGGCGTCGTCGCCGCCGGCACCTTTTTCGACCGCCCGAGTTTGCCAGCCGTCGTACGTTCCGCCCAGTCGCTCGGCCTCGACCGTGATCGCGCACGTCTGCTCGAATATTTCATCGATATCGATGACCGAATCGATGGCGAATTCCGCGGGCCAACCACGGGCTTCGCGTCGGCCGGTTTCCATGATCATCTCGTAACCGTTTGATCGCACCCACTGCATGAATTCCATCCTGGCTTCCTCGGTCGGAAGAAACGCCATGTGCTCGATCGGCCTTGGCACGGAATGGTCGTCGCCGTATTCCTCGAGTTGTTCGATGACCGCGAGATCTTCGTTCCAGCGGATCTCCTCCGCAGTGGGAAGCGCCGCCGAGAATTGCTTCCAGCCGGGGTCGTTCTCGCTTCGAACCACGATGCCGACCTGTGCGCCAAGCCCGATTCCGGCACGCATCGGGCCGCCTGCTTTGGCTCCTGCGGCAACCGCACGCAGAAGTGTTTCGGAGTTCGACCCGTACAAGATCCACGTACGCCGGCCGTCGGAGGTGACAATCGCGGCCAGCACCGCGTTGCACTGGTCTGCCGCGGCAGCAACGTGTTCATCAAGCAATTGCAACTGCTCGAGCGCTCCCGGAGCGGGCAGGCCGTCGGCGTCCTGGTCCGCGAATCGGGCGGAGGCCAGCACGCACGAGTTCAGGCCCTCTCGCTTCGCGGCATCGATGCAGTGTTCTTCAATTTCCACGATCGCGGGTTTGCCGCTGAGAACGCGCTGATAGATCCGAGCATTGGGCTCGTGTTTGCTCATGGGGCTTCAGAATAAGGCGGGAATCACGAAGCGGCTTCCGAAGGTCCTCCTCGCGGTGAGAGGCCCGCCAAGCCCACGCTTGACTCGGTCAGGGCTCGGTAGACTACACAAATGCAAAGCAAAGCCGCGACAGTTCAGGCCTATCTCGCTTCCCTTCCTCCGGATCGTCGCGAAGCGATCGAAGCTGTCCGGAAAGTGGTGCTCAAGAACCTCGACAAGGACTATGTCGAGAACATGAGCTACGGCATGATCGGCTACTGCGTGCCGCATAGCGTCTATCCGAAGGGCTATCACTGCAAGCCGGAGCAGGCGCTTCCGTTCGCGGCCCTGGCCTC
The DNA window shown above is from Phycisphaeraceae bacterium and carries:
- a CDS encoding DUF695 domain-containing protein codes for the protein MSKHEPNARIYQRVLSGKPAIVEIEEHCIDAAKREGLNSCVLASARFADQDADGLPAPGALEQLQLLDEHVAAAADQCNAVLAAIVTSDGRRTWILYGSNSETLLRAVAAGAKAGGPMRAGIGLGAQVGIVVRSENDPGWKQFSAALPTAEEIRWNEDLAVIEQLEEYGDDHSVPRPIEHMAFLPTEEARMEFMQWVRSNGYEMIMETGRREARGWPAEFAIDSVIDIDEIFEQTCAITVEAERLGGTYDGWQTRAVEKGAGGDDAM
- a CDS encoding PEP-CTERM sorting domain-containing protein, translated to MRIQIFVPAALAAVVASGASAQLVFGTTSPTTTNPAAVYLDINSGTTTTLWNSAANKKVNGLAADTANGLLYANDAARLNVWSYGSVGTVPAFIGGMYRTNDNVSFTATGVDGLAFANNKLYASTSFGSTVYKRGIYQVNTTPDSGGRCVMTSVWLDPTGVGTNSGTIQFGGIDFNAADGKFWVTNGTDTTGSGGTYQRAIYTVDAFGTGDMIKIADFPTGHNQIDGLAIGGGYAWLTEQAPSSSVVNIFGFNLTTLQYDKSFTFALTDASQRASGACWAPNAYLAIPAPAAGAMLALGLFGATRRRRS
- a CDS encoding sigma-70 family RNA polymerase sigma factor; the protein is MPQRSTEDRLAEFEQLARRHAEMLAAYLRSLLVGVGSGALLDDVFQEVMMVAWRRIDDYDRTRPFDAWLRGIARNLAMEHARKNTQRMVMSDPRVLDLLDARYDGFAASLPAGGSFSEGIDRLLRCLAELPAAMREVMELAYARGMMLKQIGLALGVEEETIKKRVQRSRAAIADCLRKQEGSP
- a CDS encoding YHYH protein, which produces MRAISAFAFFAVASGVAQLSSAQPDVKAWKQNATGSHGQSSDAFINNILSTILSDVQQVRTTSTNSYVNATGIPAYPIGPWPSNPNTPSNQNILARFPHTPTAATGTHTSTGLGAIGLWIDGVEIFNAKDARSYQNKGFWNQNAVIVEGPSFDSAGGHPAPGGAYHHHQTPIGLRIVLGDSGTKHSPILGFAFDGFPIYGPYGFANADGSGGVVRLNSSYRARSITTRTTLPNGTVLTPTNYGPNVSTTYPLGYYIEDFEYIAGLGNLDQYNGRFCVTPDYPGGTYAYFTTIDASGASAYPYIVGPQYYGVLQTDNTSHSVSVPSGAAPYCEADLNCDGQIDDADFAMFAPAYNILLCTEADMPAGCYADLNHDGSVDDADFVLFAVAYDALVCN